The following are encoded in a window of Chitinivibrionales bacterium genomic DNA:
- a CDS encoding DUF2225 domain-containing protein: MAINVGEVKRRLQALLNDDNMVNEYIRQYGPKMDIKYIKAIKESRASAESRIGEDGSGEDPVYEIKLGCPVCEKEDVTCYELRAKSQQVIQNKFLVPHYEGASGYKTIDYNLLSVTVCPRCLFASPDKKDFTRSASSGQGKQKSQLTGNMIMTLQEKIGERKALLKAVVDYENYFQRPRIDDVAIAAYQLAMLRANVEAYYEQPYSLYKLGAYALRIAKIIKDSGGDNRESYRDALGYFEEAFRTSNCPSEEIEMQVIYTIITLYLKLGEFKKANSYIGVFTNIKNDRKNEMRDNPRLTTATIDKWADKAKRLWEDREEEDLFKDE, translated from the coding sequence ATGGCTATCAATGTTGGCGAAGTAAAACGTCGTCTTCAAGCACTCCTTAATGATGATAATATGGTTAACGAATATATCCGCCAATATGGCCCTAAAATGGATATCAAGTATATCAAAGCGATCAAGGAATCGCGCGCTTCGGCGGAATCCAGAATTGGTGAAGACGGTTCGGGAGAGGATCCTGTCTATGAGATCAAACTAGGCTGTCCGGTGTGTGAAAAGGAGGATGTCACCTGCTATGAACTTCGCGCCAAAAGCCAGCAGGTAATCCAGAACAAATTTCTTGTCCCCCATTATGAGGGGGCCTCCGGCTACAAAACAATCGACTACAACCTTCTCTCGGTCACGGTCTGTCCCCGCTGTTTATTTGCATCGCCCGACAAAAAAGATTTCACCCGTAGTGCATCAAGTGGACAGGGCAAGCAGAAAAGCCAACTCACCGGCAATATGATCATGACATTACAGGAAAAAATCGGTGAAAGAAAAGCTCTTCTTAAAGCAGTAGTCGATTATGAGAACTATTTCCAGCGGCCACGGATCGACGATGTCGCTATTGCAGCCTACCAGCTTGCCATGCTTCGTGCCAATGTTGAAGCCTATTATGAACAACCCTATTCTCTGTATAAACTCGGCGCCTATGCACTCCGCATTGCAAAAATCATCAAAGATTCGGGGGGCGACAATAGAGAAAGCTATCGTGATGCGCTCGGGTATTTCGAAGAAGCTTTCAGGACATCAAACTGCCCTTCAGAAGAGATCGAAATGCAGGTGATCTATACGATTATAACACTGTATCTCAAGCTGGGAGAATTTAAAAAAGCAAACTCATATATCGGCGTATTCACTAATATTAAAAACGATCGAAAAAATGAGATGAGAGACAACCCCCGCCTCACGACTGCAACAATCGATAAATGGGCCGATAAAGCAAAACGACTATGGGAAGACCGGGAGGAGGAAGACCTCTTTAAGGATGAGTAG
- a CDS encoding TetR family transcriptional regulator has product MNKRNSAITKAKILNTAERLFAEKGFDGARVDDIAKSAGVNKALIYYYFKSKDDILDALFTSAMKDIISLIEQSYEDLRLDDEEIERMFDCMVNLVSGKKEILKVMLMESLKADKSNPCLFK; this is encoded by the coding sequence ATGAATAAAAGAAATTCGGCAATCACAAAAGCGAAAATATTGAACACGGCTGAGCGGTTGTTTGCAGAAAAGGGGTTTGACGGTGCGCGGGTGGATGATATCGCTAAAAGCGCCGGGGTCAATAAGGCTCTGATTTATTATTACTTTAAGAGTAAGGATGACATCCTCGACGCTCTGTTTACTTCGGCAATGAAAGATATTATCTCACTTATCGAACAAAGCTATGAAGATTTGAGGCTTGATGATGAAGAGATTGAAAGGATGTTTGATTGTATGGTTAATCTGGTTTCGGGGAAAAAGGAAATATTAAAAGTAATGCTTATGGAATCTCTGAAAGCAGACAAATCGAACCCCTGTTTATTTAAAAT
- a CDS encoding AAA domain-containing protein — MKKVTINDIELVLSNPVDSTIEWIGQDEPLRQILACWLIVDNKDLPLTPRIIGYPGTGKTTLGMAAASQRGQDVYIMQCTSDTRPEDLLVTPVLSEKGKISYHASPLLSAAITGGIVILDEGNRMSEKSWASLAGLFDNRRMVESVVAGIVVTAHKEFRAAITMNEDSSTFEIPDYIMSRLQPGIELGFPSREDELKILSYNLPFTSRNVLDICVSFLQKAHGLDLPYSIRDGINAIRYTLKQRENNPDANIKGLFENSIKQILGKEALDLDSLAAKRKASGKQHPGMGLGDFFFPDNDDLNPDSPGIL; from the coding sequence ATGAAAAAAGTAACTATTAATGACATCGAACTTGTGCTTTCCAACCCTGTTGATAGTACGATTGAGTGGATTGGTCAGGATGAACCGCTTCGTCAGATCCTCGCCTGCTGGCTGATCGTCGACAATAAAGACCTCCCCTTAACCCCCCGTATTATCGGCTATCCCGGCACAGGAAAAACAACCCTTGGTATGGCCGCAGCCAGCCAGCGGGGGCAGGATGTCTATATCATGCAGTGCACTTCAGATACCCGTCCTGAAGACCTTCTTGTAACACCGGTACTCTCGGAAAAAGGAAAGATATCTTATCATGCCAGCCCGCTTCTCTCGGCAGCAATCACCGGCGGCATTGTTATTCTCGATGAAGGCAACCGGATGTCGGAAAAATCATGGGCATCTCTGGCCGGCCTTTTCGACAATCGGCGTATGGTCGAATCGGTGGTTGCCGGTATTGTTGTTACGGCACATAAGGAATTCCGGGCTGCAATTACCATGAACGAAGACTCTTCCACCTTTGAAATACCCGATTATATTATGTCCCGGCTTCAACCGGGTATCGAACTCGGGTTTCCATCACGGGAAGACGAACTGAAAATCCTCTCCTATAACCTTCCATTCACAAGCAGGAACGTCCTCGATATCTGCGTCTCTTTTCTTCAAAAGGCCCACGGACTTGACCTCCCCTACTCTATCCGTGACGGAATCAATGCAATACGGTATACATTAAAGCAACGGGAAAATAATCCTGACGCCAATATCAAAGGCCTGTTCGAAAATTCGATAAAACAGATTTTAGGCAAAGAAGCTCTGGACCTCGACAGCCTCGCGGCAAAACGGAAAGCTTCGGGGAAACAGCACCCGGGCATGGGACTGGGCGACTTTTTCTTCCCCGACAACGATGATCTCAATCCCGATTCACCAGGTATTCTCTGA